In Actinomyces radicidentis, one genomic interval encodes:
- a CDS encoding ABC transporter permease subunit, with protein sequence MTTSSATASPLSVPRSARRVAGRQSLGRAIRSEWIKLRTLRSTWITSAITVLLTSGIGTIACIEASGPTYMGAEGWKMAIIGTTFGQIVVAVLGALVITGEYSSGQIRSTLAAVPRRSRAFTAKAIVIAAWSFLMGALSILLVWALSTPFVGGRAVALTNTSFLGYVWGTGLAYAAIALMSLGLGFLFRSTAGSITMVTVLMFVINIPLTIAASFWEWAGKVVNFTPAVVVTSVIDPHQVQSSWAPTDPTRILTHPQAVLVFAAWVLVPLVAGWLAFTRRDA encoded by the coding sequence ATGACCACCTCATCCGCCACCGCCAGTCCCCTGTCCGTCCCCCGATCCGCCCGGCGTGTCGCCGGCCGCCAGAGCCTGGGTCGCGCGATCCGCTCCGAGTGGATCAAGCTGCGCACCCTGCGCTCGACCTGGATCACGAGCGCCATCACCGTCCTGCTCACCTCCGGCATCGGCACCATCGCCTGCATCGAGGCCTCCGGCCCCACGTACATGGGGGCCGAGGGCTGGAAGATGGCGATCATCGGGACGACCTTCGGCCAGATCGTCGTCGCCGTGCTCGGGGCGCTCGTCATCACCGGCGAGTACTCCTCCGGGCAGATCCGCTCGACGCTCGCGGCCGTGCCGCGCCGAAGCCGGGCCTTCACCGCGAAGGCGATCGTCATCGCCGCGTGGTCCTTCCTCATGGGCGCGCTCTCGATCCTGCTCGTGTGGGCGCTGTCGACCCCGTTCGTGGGCGGCCGCGCCGTGGCGCTGACGAACACGTCCTTCCTCGGCTACGTCTGGGGCACCGGCCTGGCCTACGCGGCCATCGCCCTCATGAGCCTGGGGCTGGGCTTCCTCTTCCGCTCCACGGCCGGCTCGATCACGATGGTCACCGTCCTCATGTTCGTCATCAACATCCCGCTCACCATCGCGGCGAGCTTCTGGGAGTGGGCCGGCAAGGTCGTCAACTTCACCCCGGCGGTGGTCGTCACCTCGGTCATCGACCCGCACCAGGTCCAGTCGAGCTGGGCGCCGACGGACCCGACGAGGATCCTCACGCACCCGCAGGCGGTCCTCGTCTTCGCGGCGTGGGTGCTCGTGCCGCTCGTGGCGGGCTGGCTCGCCTTCACCCGGCGCGACGCCTGA
- a CDS encoding 50S ribosomal protein L25/general stress protein Ctc, with translation MANKATTLKAQNRTDFGKGSARQARRDGQVPAVVYGHGTDPRHVLLDEHATRLALRSNENALIELDVEGESVLVLTKDVQRHPIRPGVQHVDFLLVNRNERVDVEVPVAVIGEPEPGTIHMIDSSHILVSARVVSIPETIEVDITGVAAGTVITVADLKLPEGVEAAVDAETGVVNVADEEVVTDEVPETVPAEGEGESEGEAEAAEEASEEE, from the coding sequence ATGGCTAACAAGGCCACCACCCTCAAGGCCCAGAACCGTACCGACTTCGGCAAGGGCTCCGCCCGCCAGGCCCGCCGCGACGGCCAGGTCCCCGCCGTCGTGTACGGCCACGGCACCGATCCGCGTCACGTCCTCCTCGACGAGCACGCCACGCGCCTGGCCCTGCGCTCCAACGAGAACGCCCTCATCGAGCTCGACGTCGAGGGCGAGTCCGTCCTCGTCCTCACCAAGGACGTCCAGCGCCACCCGATTCGTCCGGGCGTGCAGCACGTCGACTTCCTCCTCGTCAACCGCAACGAGCGCGTCGACGTCGAGGTCCCGGTCGCCGTCATCGGCGAGCCGGAGCCCGGCACGATCCACATGATCGACTCCTCCCACATCCTCGTCTCCGCCCGCGTCGTCTCCATCCCGGAGACCATCGAGGTCGACATCACCGGCGTCGCCGCCGGCACCGTCATCACCGTCGCCGACCTCAAGCTCCCCGAGGGTGTCGAGGCCGCCGTCGACGCCGAGACCGGCGTCGTCAACGTCGCCGACGAGGAGGTCGTCACGGACGAGGTCCCCGAGACCGTTCCCGCCGAGGGCGAGGGCGAGTCCGAGGGCGAGGCCGAGGCCGCCGAGGAGGCCTCCGAGGAGGAGTGA
- a CDS encoding response regulator: protein MADTPVNEAGGSDEVRAAGRGGGPVTVVLADDQALMRMGFRMVLEAEDGIEVVGEAYDGATAIAQARALHPDVILMDVRMPGMNGIDATAQIVAQCPGTRILILTTFDLDEYAFAGLRAGASGFLLKDTRPAELADAIRTVASGEAVVSPRITRRMLEMFASSLPDDGSAESAEDARIASLTPREREILVLMAQGLSNQEIADELVVSSTTVKTHVGNVLAKLDVRDRVQAVVVAYETGLTA from the coding sequence GTGGCAGACACCCCGGTGAACGAGGCGGGCGGGAGCGACGAGGTGCGGGCCGCGGGCCGCGGCGGGGGGCCGGTCACGGTGGTCCTCGCCGACGACCAGGCGCTCATGCGTATGGGCTTCCGGATGGTGCTCGAGGCCGAGGACGGCATAGAGGTGGTCGGTGAGGCCTACGACGGGGCCACGGCGATCGCGCAGGCGCGCGCCCTGCACCCGGATGTCATCCTCATGGACGTGCGCATGCCGGGGATGAACGGGATCGATGCGACGGCGCAGATCGTCGCGCAGTGCCCGGGGACGCGGATCCTCATCCTCACGACCTTCGACCTCGACGAGTACGCCTTCGCGGGCCTGCGGGCCGGGGCGAGCGGCTTCCTCCTCAAGGACACGCGGCCGGCCGAGCTCGCGGACGCGATCAGGACGGTGGCCAGCGGCGAGGCGGTGGTGAGCCCGCGGATCACGCGGCGCATGCTCGAGATGTTCGCCTCGTCCCTGCCGGACGACGGCTCGGCGGAGTCCGCCGAGGACGCGCGCATCGCTTCGCTGACGCCGCGGGAGCGGGAGATCCTCGTGCTCATGGCTCAGGGCCTGTCCAACCAGGAGATCGCCGACGAGCTCGTCGTGTCCTCGACGACCGTCAAGACGCATGTGGGGAACGTGCTCGCCAAGCTCGACGTGCGCGACCGCGTCCAGGCGGTCGTCGTGGCCTATGAGACGGGGTTGACGGCGTAG
- a CDS encoding ABC transporter ATP-binding protein produces MIQATDLTKRYGRKTAVDHVSFTVEPGTVTGFLGPNGAGKSTTMRMIMGLDSPTEGNVTIDGKAYKELAAPLCEVGALLDAKGLHGSRTARAHLAQLAVSNGIPVSRVDEVLELTGLTAVAKKRVKGFSLGMGQRLGIAAALLGDPRVLIFDEPVNGLDPEGVKWVRETCRSLAAEGRTVFISSHLMSEMALTADHLLVIGRGRILTQGPVKEVIAAATSNVVRVASPDAERLAAVLATERIAVEAPQPGVLTTTTAPAARIGELAAAHGIVLHELVTQQASLEDAYLELTGGEVEYATGQNTHAAAAQTTYAGAHAA; encoded by the coding sequence ATGATCCAGGCAACCGACCTCACCAAGCGCTATGGCCGCAAGACCGCCGTCGACCACGTCTCCTTCACCGTGGAGCCGGGCACCGTCACCGGCTTCCTCGGCCCCAACGGCGCCGGCAAGTCGACCACGATGCGCATGATCATGGGCCTCGACTCCCCCACGGAGGGGAACGTCACCATCGACGGCAAGGCCTACAAGGAGCTCGCCGCCCCGCTGTGCGAGGTCGGCGCCCTCCTGGACGCCAAGGGCCTGCACGGCTCGCGCACCGCCCGCGCCCACCTCGCCCAGCTCGCCGTGTCCAACGGCATCCCGGTCTCCCGGGTCGACGAGGTCCTCGAGCTCACGGGCCTCACCGCCGTCGCGAAGAAGCGCGTCAAGGGCTTCAGCCTCGGCATGGGGCAGCGCCTCGGCATCGCCGCCGCGCTCCTGGGAGACCCGCGGGTCCTCATCTTCGACGAGCCGGTCAACGGCCTCGACCCCGAGGGCGTCAAGTGGGTCCGCGAGACCTGCCGGTCGCTCGCCGCCGAGGGCCGCACCGTCTTCATCTCCTCCCACCTCATGAGCGAGATGGCGCTCACCGCGGACCACCTCCTCGTCATCGGGCGGGGCCGGATCCTCACGCAGGGGCCGGTCAAGGAGGTCATCGCGGCGGCGACGAGCAACGTCGTGCGCGTCGCCTCGCCGGACGCCGAGCGGCTCGCGGCGGTGCTCGCCACCGAGCGCATCGCCGTCGAGGCCCCCCAGCCAGGCGTCCTCACGACGACGACGGCGCCCGCGGCCCGGATCGGCGAGCTCGCCGCCGCGCACGGGATCGTCCTGCACGAGCTCGTCACCCAGCAGGCCTCGCTCGAGGACGCCTACCTCGAGCTCACCGGCGGCGAGGTCGAGTACGCGACCGGCCAGAACACGCACGCCGCCGCGGCGCAGACCACCTACGCCGGCGCCCACGCCGCCTGA
- the pth gene encoding aminoacyl-tRNA hydrolase: MSDPWLIIGLGNPEARYARNRHNVGHMVIDVLAGRAGSRLTRHKARAQVAEVRLGTMPGGAPGPRVILAEPSSFMNLSGGPVKALAQFYGIEPTTNLLVIHDELDLPAHELRLKRGGGEGGHNGLRSISSAFGTKDYARLRVGIGRPPGRQDPADYVLSDFPARERDELAVTLEQAADAVEEVVTLGFEAAQQSIHAS; the protein is encoded by the coding sequence ATGAGCGACCCCTGGCTCATCATCGGGCTGGGGAACCCCGAGGCCCGGTACGCCCGCAACCGCCACAACGTCGGCCACATGGTCATCGACGTCCTGGCAGGGCGTGCCGGGTCTCGGCTCACCCGCCACAAGGCGCGCGCCCAGGTCGCAGAGGTCCGCCTCGGCACCATGCCCGGCGGTGCCCCCGGCCCCCGCGTCATACTCGCCGAGCCCTCGAGCTTCATGAACCTCTCAGGTGGTCCGGTCAAGGCTCTCGCCCAGTTCTACGGGATCGAGCCCACGACGAACCTCCTCGTCATCCACGACGAGCTCGACCTGCCCGCCCACGAGCTGCGTCTCAAGCGTGGCGGCGGCGAGGGCGGCCACAACGGCCTGCGCTCCATCTCCTCGGCCTTCGGCACGAAGGACTACGCGCGTCTGCGCGTGGGCATCGGCCGGCCGCCGGGGCGCCAGGACCCCGCCGACTACGTCCTCTCAGACTTCCCGGCTCGCGAGCGCGACGAGCTCGCCGTCACCCTCGAGCAGGCCGCGGACGCCGTCGAGGAGGTCGTCACCCTCGGCTTCGAGGCCGCCCAGCAGAGCATCCACGCCTCCTGA
- a CDS encoding sensor histidine kinase, with translation MSISPAATRALRWQTAHPALADAVLASAVVGLNIPFGLLPMRYSPVGVPGPLWPVSIIAAVLCWEALAVRRRFPVAAWLAVSLLPLAHQLLHMARMDLGVVGTSFVSNALVGIELLGVPLVLAAVAGRHRAVWAWLACAGSTAVAVIEQALVAGFRAVDLWSVVNPYGLVYVIGTMAGLLIRIQHAQLAQVQLRTQRLAFVREQETQLAAANERSRIAREMHDIVAHSLAVMITMADGASAALERNPQMAREALTVLSETGRSALADTRRLVGVLRDDPGATSDPAAREAMRQAMREAEAVAPSAPAPAPPPPPGPTAQPGQAGSADAARGRGPLARRPLRERAGRRQSAPTAGTPGTATIPVVRDLPVPEFTPPGTVVPVEPSAPIADLRRLATDERGDTSTGMTPLAPAPEQADLAVLVDRFRAAGVPVSFERVGCELPEDKGLQLTVYRIAQESLTNVLRYAPTTRGVRVRLERLTGRAVLTVENDAAPGSTPVHGSGKGLIGMKERAAVYGGTVQAGPTADGWRVRAVLRWDEDDEGSAPWQTPR, from the coding sequence ATGAGCATCTCCCCCGCGGCCACCCGCGCGCTGCGCTGGCAGACCGCGCACCCGGCCCTGGCCGACGCCGTCCTGGCGTCGGCCGTGGTCGGTCTCAACATCCCCTTCGGGCTGCTGCCGATGCGGTACTCGCCGGTGGGCGTGCCCGGGCCGCTGTGGCCGGTGTCGATCATCGCGGCGGTCCTGTGCTGGGAGGCGCTCGCGGTGCGCCGCCGCTTCCCGGTCGCGGCCTGGCTGGCGGTCTCGCTGCTGCCCCTGGCCCACCAGCTGCTCCACATGGCGAGGATGGACCTGGGGGTCGTGGGGACCTCCTTCGTGTCGAATGCGCTGGTGGGCATCGAGCTGCTCGGCGTGCCGCTGGTCCTGGCCGCGGTGGCGGGGCGCCACCGGGCCGTGTGGGCGTGGCTCGCCTGCGCGGGCTCGACGGCCGTGGCGGTCATCGAGCAGGCGCTCGTGGCGGGCTTCCGGGCCGTGGACCTGTGGTCGGTGGTCAACCCGTACGGGCTGGTCTACGTCATCGGGACGATGGCCGGCCTCCTCATCCGGATCCAGCACGCCCAGCTGGCGCAGGTGCAGCTGCGCACGCAGCGCCTCGCCTTCGTGCGCGAGCAGGAGACGCAGCTCGCGGCCGCGAACGAGCGCAGCCGCATCGCCCGCGAGATGCACGACATCGTCGCCCACTCCCTCGCCGTCATGATCACGATGGCCGACGGCGCCTCGGCGGCCCTGGAGCGCAACCCTCAGATGGCCCGGGAGGCGCTGACGGTCCTGTCGGAGACGGGCCGCTCGGCCCTGGCGGACACGCGCCGCCTCGTGGGGGTGCTGCGCGACGACCCCGGGGCCACCTCGGACCCGGCCGCCCGGGAGGCGATGCGACAGGCGATGCGGGAGGCGGAGGCAGTTGCGCCGTCGGCTCCCGCGCCCGCTCCGCCCCCTCCCCCAGGGCCGACGGCGCAGCCCGGCCAGGCCGGGAGCGCGGACGCGGCCCGGGGCCGGGGCCCGCTGGCGAGGCGGCCGCTGCGGGAGCGGGCGGGTCGCCGGCAGAGCGCGCCGACGGCGGGAACGCCCGGGACGGCGACGATCCCGGTGGTCCGGGACCTGCCGGTGCCGGAGTTCACGCCGCCGGGGACGGTGGTTCCCGTGGAGCCGAGCGCGCCGATCGCGGACCTGCGCAGGCTCGCGACGGATGAGCGGGGGGACACGTCGACCGGGATGACACCGCTGGCGCCGGCGCCGGAGCAGGCGGACCTCGCGGTGCTCGTGGACCGGTTCCGGGCGGCGGGCGTGCCGGTGAGCTTCGAGCGGGTGGGCTGCGAGCTGCCGGAGGACAAGGGCCTCCAGCTCACGGTGTACCGGATCGCGCAGGAGTCGCTGACGAACGTGCTGCGCTACGCGCCGACGACGCGCGGGGTGCGGGTGCGGCTCGAGCGGCTCACGGGGCGCGCGGTGCTCACGGTGGAGAACGACGCGGCGCCGGGGTCGACCCCGGTGCACGGCTCCGGAAAGGGGCTTATCGGGATGAAGGAGCGGGCTGCCGTCTATGGTGGCACCGTTCAGGCGGGACCGACCGCCGACGGCTGGCGCGTCCGCGCCGTGCTGCGCTGGGACGAGGACGACGAAGGGAGCGCGCCGTGGCAGACACCCCGGTGA